TTAAAGGAGATGATTTCAGCGAGATCAAACCTTCGGATATCAAAATAAAGAAGATACTATGTCCTGTTGATTTTTCTGAATATTCCTTGAGGGCATTAAATCTTGCAAAGGTTATCGCAAAAAAATGCAACTGTGAACTAAAGGTCCTTCATGTTATACCTGAGCATAAGATTAAGCATATAATTGAGGAACCTTCTGAGATAGAAAAATTTATTAATTATCTTAAAGAAAATGCTCAGGAACATTTTCTAAAAATAGATAGAGATTTGAAATATGAGATTATTGTAGGCATTCCAACAGAAAAAACCTTAGAAAAAGCAAAAGATGTAGACCTTGTTGTAATGGGTTCAAAGGGTAGGTCCTATGCTGAAGCAGTTATAATCGGTAGTGTTGCTGAGACAGTTATAAAAAACTCCCCCAAACCGGTATTACTTGTTCATTAATATGAGTGCAAAGGTTGTCTCAATAAATATT
This is a stretch of genomic DNA from Spirochaetota bacterium. It encodes these proteins:
- a CDS encoding universal stress protein translates to MNIEKIYVAIDFKTLTNSVLSYALWLTQSFNCKNLCLFHIMEYTLTPPAYLIPYINKEKKRIEENLRQLTEKLISYVPNTEVQVVFGRLIESIIDVIKEKDSLVVLGFKTHVTRPSTSERILKGIKVPVFVVKGDDFSEIKPSDIKIKKILCPVDFSEYSLRALNLAKVIAKKCNCELKVLHVIPEHKIKHIIEEPSEIEKFINYLKENAQEHFLKIDRDLKYEIIVGIPTEKTLEKAKDVDLVVMGSKGRSYAEAVIIGSVAETVIKNSPKPVLLVH